From Lolium perenne isolate Kyuss_39 chromosome 5, Kyuss_2.0, whole genome shotgun sequence, a single genomic window includes:
- the LOC127301824 gene encoding uncharacterized protein isoform X5, whose translation MAFPFNNGRTLPSKWEDAERWIFSPNSTDALAKTSAVPHARRPKAKSGPLGPPGRLGGQYSSVSSSVSLFDSGRVGHLTANSPFLAGVLIPEHYCGGKSNVGKRTSGTPGDEFSIGIVGRSSLANSGSPAIQSTRVRRRLDTAVDSSASLPTTQESTQDEQIESIEDSASIIIPTVSRKDTATQTSPELSRSSSPSARPSFARSFSMQQARERESRFSDVEIRDVQMDDRVTLTRWSKKHVTPASNKNAANILEWNKKMVDSKSPSWKSTEAAYISKVEKEEAKIAAWENLQKAKAEAAIQKLVMKLEKKRSSSLERILSTLRSAQRKAQGMRDEATASQDERLSRKVKKTSHATKNGQIRSLSGCFTCHTF comes from the exons ATGGCATTTCCTTTCAACAACGGGAGGACACTGCCCTCGAAATGGGAGGACGCGGAGAGGTGGATCTTCAGTCCGAACTCCACCGATGCGCTTGCCAAGACCTCGGCGGTGCCCCATGCTCGGCGACCCAAGGCCAAAAGTGGCCCTCTAGGACCTCCTGGAAGACTTGGTGGGCAGTATTCGTCGGTGTCTTCATCTGTGTCATTGTTTGACAGCGGGAGAGTTGGGCATTTGACAGCAAACTCACCTTTCTTGGCGGGAGTACTGATACCTGAACATTATTGTGGGGGGAAAAGTAATGttgggaagagaacaagcggaacaCCTGGTGATGAATTCAGTATTGGCATTGTTGGCAGGTCTTCTCTAGCAAACAGCGGGTCTCCTGCTATCCAGTCTACCAGGGTGCGCCGGCGACTAGATACTGCAGTTGACTCATCTGCTTCATTGCCTACCACCCAAGAATCTACACAAG ACGAACAAATTGAGTCTATAGAAGATTCAGCCTCCATTATTATCCCTACAGTTTCAAGGAAGGATACTGCAACTCAAACTAGCCCAGAGCTAAGTAGGTCCTCTTCGCCCAGTGCTAGACCTTCATTTGCCCGCTCATTCTCGATGCAACAAGCCAGAGAGAGGGAGAGCCGTTTCTCTGATGTTGAGATCAGGGACGTGCAGATGGATGACCGAGTGACTCTCACCAGATGGTCCAAGAAACATGTAACACCAGCCTCTAACAAGAATGCAGCAAATATATTAGAGTGGAATAAAAAGATGGTGGATTCTAAATCTCCTTCGTGGAAATCAACTGAAGCAGCGTACATATCAAA GGTTGAGAAAGAAGAAGCAAAAATTGCTGCTTGGGAGAATCTTCAAAAAGCCAAAGCTGAGGCTGCAATTCAGAAATTAGTG ATGAAACTCGAGAAGAAACGGTCATCTTCTCTGGAGAGGATTTTGAGCACCCTGAGGTCTGCTCAAAGAAAAGCACAAGGGATGCGTGATGAAGCAACAGCAAGCCAAGATGAACGACTTTCCAGGAAGGTCAAAAAGACATCACATGCTACAAAGAATGGCCAGATCAGATCTCTGAGTGGCTGCTTCACTTGCCATACTTTCTAG